The stretch of DNA GTGGAAACATAGGCGACGTTGTGGACGTAAAGGCTGTTTTAAAAGCAGTTAAAGATTGGGAAGGCGTGGTTGATGCAAAATACCAAAAATACCTCTGTTCAAAGCCCTCCCAAGAAGTAATAGTTGAAGCCATAAAAAAGAAAAACTTAGACCGCGTCGTAATCGCCAGCTGCACTCCAAGAATGCACCTAGTCACCTTTCAAAGCGCCCTAGAGCGGGCTGGGTTAAACCCTTACATGCTTGAATTCGTAAACATCAGAGAACAAGCATCGTGGGTTCATGGTCCGAAGCCCTCTGAGGCAGCTACAAAAAAGGCTGTGAGTCTGATAAGGGGTGGCTACGAGAGAAGTTTAGAACTTGAACCTTTAGAGAGTATAAGCGAGAAAAGTTCAAGGGAGATCCTAATTGTAGGTGGAGGAATAGCCGGCATCACCGCGGCTTTGGAACTTGGCTATTTGGATTATAAGGTTCATGTGTTGGAAAGGCAACCAACTATAGGTGGGAACATGGCGAAACTGACTAAGGTTTTCCCGACCTTGGACTGTGCTCAGTGTATACTCACGCCGAGAATGGCGGAGGTGGGGAGAAATCCAAATGTGCATTTGCTTACTTACGCCGAAGTTCAAGACATAAGCGGACGCCCAGGCAACTATGAAGTAAAAGTTTTCATGAAACCTCGAGGTGTAGACATCGAGAAATGTAAAAGCTGCGGCGTATGTGCTAAGGTTTGTCCAATTATGGTGTCAGACGAGTACAACGAAGGTTTGTCAGAGAGAAAAGCGGCGTACATAGACTTTCCGCAGGCAGTTCCCTCAGCCTACGTAATAGATTTTAACGCGTGCACAAAGTGTTTGAAATGTGAGCAGCTCTGTCCAGCCAAAGCCATAAACTTAGAAGACAAGGGAAAAACGATTGATCTGAAAGTGGGCGCCGTGATTATGGCTACTGGCTACGGGCTTTATGATGCAAGCATGCTTAAGAATTATGGATACGGCGTTTACAAAGACGTCATTACCATGATGGAGTTGGAAAGGCTAACTTCTGCCTCTGGACCGACAGGAGGCTACCTGAAAAGGGCGGATGGCGGCGACGTTAAAAAGATGGCGATCGTGCTTTGTGCAGGCTCTAGAGACAAGAATCACATCCTCTATTGCAGCCGAATATGTTGCATGTACGCCTTAAAACAAGCTTTCTTGCTTAAGAAAATGCTTGGAATCAACGTTTACATTTATTACATTGACATTAGAGCTACGGGCAAAGGATATGAAGAACTTTATTGGCGAGACGAAGAAGCTGGAGTTGTTTTTACCAAAGGTAGAGTGGCTGAAATCTGGAAGAACAAGAACGGAAAACTCGTTGTTTTGGCAGAAGACACTTTAATGGGCGAAGTTATGGAAGAAGAGTTCGATTTGGTTGCTTTAGCCACGCCCATTATTCCACCCGCCGGACTCGACGAATTAGCTGGCAAAATGAAACTTTCCTTGGGAGAAGAAGGCTTCATAATAGAGAAACACCCAAAGCTTGACCCCGTAGATTCTCTAAAGACTGGGATTTTCGCATGTGGATGTGCTTTGAGCCCAAAAGATGTTCGTGACACGGTTTCCGACGCATTGGCGGCAGCCGCTAAGGCTTCTCTTTTCCTTAAAGGAGAACGTATAATCACAAGCCCGGAAAAAGCCTTTGTAATTGAGGATCTGTGCGATGGTTGTGGTCTTTGTGTTCAAGTTTGCCCAGTCAACGCTATAACCAAAGAGGCTGAAAAAGCCAAGATAAACCCATTCCTTTGTACTG from Candidatus Bathyarchaeota archaeon encodes:
- a CDS encoding 4Fe-4S binding protein — its product is MRDDKMEKELPRIGIYVCECGGNIGDVVDVKAVLKAVKDWEGVVDAKYQKYLCSKPSQEVIVEAIKKKNLDRVVIASCTPRMHLVTFQSALERAGLNPYMLEFVNIREQASWVHGPKPSEAATKKAVSLIRGGYERSLELEPLESISEKSSREILIVGGGIAGITAALELGYLDYKVHVLERQPTIGGNMAKLTKVFPTLDCAQCILTPRMAEVGRNPNVHLLTYAEVQDISGRPGNYEVKVFMKPRGVDIEKCKSCGVCAKVCPIMVSDEYNEGLSERKAAYIDFPQAVPSAYVIDFNACTKCLKCEQLCPAKAINLEDKGKTIDLKVGAVIMATGYGLYDASMLKNYGYGVYKDVITMMELERLTSASGPTGGYLKRADGGDVKKMAIVLCAGSRDKNHILYCSRICCMYALKQAFLLKKMLGINVYIYYIDIRATGKGYEELYWRDEEAGVVFTKGRVAEIWKNKNGKLVVLAEDTLMGEVMEEEFDLVALATPIIPPAGLDELAGKMKLSLGEEGFIIEKHPKLDPVDSLKTGIFACGCALSPKDVRDTVSDALAAAAKASLFLKGERIITSPEKAFVIEDLCDGCGLCVQVCPVNAITKEAEKAKINPFLCTGCGACIPICSKEAIDFKNSTNRQIMANLRGVLMDKEPNETRIIAFVDNNVGYTGIDFLGLDRVNYPENIRIVTVPSTAIIGLKHLLYAFAFGADGILVIEGQEEIDEHFTKKRMVEMTRSLAEYEIKSMRIRYSYVPLPVYKKAADLFTRFTERIKKFGPLSMEKRNKLKEKLGI